Part of the Labrenzia sp. PHM005 genome is shown below.
CCAAATCCGTTATTCGATGCTGCTTACTACCTGGCTCAAAATGCGGATGTGATGGTCGCCCTCGATTCTGGCGGGTTTGCTTCTGCCTACGATCATTTCAGTCTTTACGGGGCTGCTGAAGGCCGGTCCGCGAGCCAGTATTTTGGTGCAGCGGATTATCTGGCTGCCAACACGGATGTCGCTGCTGCTGTCCAGTCCGGTGACTTCAGCTCAGCGTATGAGCACTTCATCCTCTTGGGTGCTCTGGAAGGCCGGAGCGGTTACGCCGTTGACGGCGTGAGTGCTGAGACCTTGTTCTTGTGAACATGAAAAGCAGGAGAAGTTATCGGTGGTGATTTACCGTCACTGCAGGCCACATGCATCGGTCATTGGTTCGAAAAACTTGCAGAGCAATGTTTTGAAGGTAACAAGAAGCTTTGGTCAGCACTCTGGCAGATTAACAGCTAGTCCGCCCAGTGAGGTTTCCTTGTATTTCTCCCGCATGTCCTGGCCAGTTTGGCGCATGGTCTCAATGCAATTGTCCAGGGGCATGAAGTGTGAACCGTCACCGTGAAGGGCAAGCGAAGCTGCAGAAACTGCTTTGATAGCGCCCATGCCGTTCCGCTCAATACAGGGCACCTGCACAAGACCTTTGACCGGGTCGCAGGTCATTCCCAAGTGATGCTCCAGGGCAATTTCGGCGGCATTTTCGATCTGCGCGTTGCTGCCGCCGAGCGCGGCGCATAGGCCGGCCGCAGCCATGGCGGACGCTGAACCCACTTCCGCCTGGCAACCACATTCGGCGCCGGAAATTGAAGCGTTGTGCTTGATCAGGCCGCCGATGGCTGCAGCAGTCAGCAGGAATGTATCGATGCCCTCGCGCGTGACATCGACGCAGTGATCTCGATAATAGCGGATTACCGCTGGAACAACACCCGCCGCACCATTGGTGGGCGATGTCACAACCTGACCGCCGGCGGCGTTTTCTTCGTTGACTGCCATTGCATAAACAGACAGCCAATCGTTGATGGTATGTGGCTGTTTGGAGTTGGCACCGCTTTGATCCAAGAGGCGTTGATGGATCGCTCTTGCGCGGCGTTTAACACTCAGGCCGCCGGGCAACGTTCCTTCCTGCTCGAGACCGCGATCGATACACGCGTTCATGACGGTCCAAATAGCGTCCAGCCGGTTGGTCAAAGTGTCTGGGCCAAGGGCGGTTTCTTCGTTGATCCGTTTCATCTCGGCGATGGACAGGTTCGAAGCTTCCCCCATTTCAAGCATTTCGGAAGCAGAGCCGAATGGATAGGGATAACCTACGGCTTCTTGTTCTTGATGCAGGTCTGCATCCGGTGCTTTCTCGGAGGCGATGAGTTCTGCTTCGGTCATCACGAACCCGCCACCGATTGAGTAATACGTCTCGGTCAGCAGAACTTCGCCAGACGCATCCAGCGCTGTAAGTCTCATGCCATTGGCATGATACGGCAGGGCCGGGCCGTAATCGAAAGTAAGATCTGCTTCAGGACTGAAGGCAACGTCACCACATTCTGGCAACGTGAGTTTTTCGGAGTTCTGCAGATCACCTAATTGTTGTTCTGCCAGGTCAGCATTGACTGCATCTGGACGGAAGCCCAGTAGACCGAGCATGACTGCGCGATCCGTAGCGTGGCCTTTGCCGGTGAAAGCCAGCGATCCGTGCAGCGACGCTCTTATCCGGGCAACCGACCGTGGATCGAAGCGCCCGCCTTCTCCCTTCTTTAGCTTGTCGAGAAAATCAACAGCTGCGGTCATCGGCCCCATCGTATGTGAGGATGAAGGGCCGATCCCGATTTTGAAGATGTCGAAGACACTTAGGAACATTGTTCTTGATCCGATGTGGAGCGCGGCGCCAAATGAAAGGTGCCGCGCTCAGATGCTGATTATTCAGCTGCTTCCGCGTAGTCCGACATTGGCGGGCAGGTGCAGACCAAGTTCCGGTCGCCGTATGCGTTGTCGACGCGATTGACTGGTGACCAGTACTTGTCGACATCAAACGATCCTGCAGGATAACACGCCTGTTTTCGGCTATAGGGGCGATCCCATTCACCAACGAGGTCTGCCACCGTGTGTGGCGCCCGCTTCAGAGGATTGTTTTCCGGATCGATCTTGCCATCGATGATGTCCTGAGCTTCGGCACGGATGGACAGCATTGCCTCACAGAAGCGGTCGAGTTCGGCCTTTGGTTCTGACTCTGTCGGCTCGACCATCAAAGTTCCGGCAACCGGCCATGACATGGTCGGGGCATGGAAACCGCTGTCCATCAAGCGTTTAGCAATGTCTTCAACCGTGACACCGGCGCTGTCCGCAAGAGGTCTGGTATCAAGGATACATTCATGCGCCACACGTCCTGTTTCGGACTTGTAGAGAATATCGTAGCCCTGCTCCAGACGTGCCGCGATGTAGTTGGCGTTCAGAATTGCCACCTTTGTTGCCTGAGTCAGACCCTCGCCACCCATCAGTAAGATGTAGGCCCAGCTGACCGGCAGAATTGATGGTGACCCGAAAGGCGCCGCGGAGACGGGCCCCACCGAGCTGCCATATTCCGGGTGGCCGGGGAGATAGGCTTCCAGATGGGATTTGACACCGATCGGCCCCATGCCAGGACCGCCACCGCCATGCGGAATGCAGAACGTTTTGTGCAGGTTCAAGTGGCTGACATCGCCGCCGATGTCGCCAGGCTTCACCAGGCCGACCATGGCGTTCATGTTGGCGCCGTCAATATAGACCTGACCACCATGATCATGGGTAATCTGGCAGACTTCCTGAACGGTTTCCTCAAACACGCCGTGTGTCGAAGGATAGGTGATCATGCAGCCAGCAAGATCCGCAGAGTGTTTCTCTGCCTTTTCCCGGAAGTCAGCCAGATCAATGTTGCCGTCTTCGTCAGCCTTGACCGGCACGACCTTGTAACCAACCATTTGAGCAGAGGCCGGGTTGGTTCCGTGTGCTGACGTCGGAATCAGGCAGATGTTCCGGTGTGCTTCGCCGCGTGCATCATGGTAGTTGCGAATGGTCAGGAGACCCGCGTATTCCCCTTGTGCGCCTGAGTTTGGCTGTTGGCTGATGGCGTCATAGCCAGTGATGTCACATAGCTTTTCGTTCAGGTCTGCGATCATCTCATGATAGCCGGCAGCCTGATCAGCTGGGACGAACGGATGCATGTCCGAGAATTCGGGCCATGTGACTGGGATCATTTCGATCGTCGCGTTGAGTTTCATCGTGCAGGAGCCGAGCGGGATCATTGCACGGTCAAGTGCCAGATCACGGTCTGCAAGGCGGCGCATGTAGCGGGTGATTTCCGCTTCTGCCCGGTTCAAGTGGAAAATCGGGTGCGTGAGGTATTCACTTTCGCGCAGAGCATGTTGCGGCAGCCGGTATTCCCGGTTTGCCTCACTGTCGTCCTGCATGGTGCCGCCGAACGCACGCCAAACGGCTTCGATGGTTTCCGGGCGGGTCTGCTCGTCGAGTGAAATGCCGACTTTGTTGTCGCCAACTTTACGCAAGTTGATGCCGTTGTCGACGGCAGCGTTGAGAATCACACCTTGCAATGCGCCGACTTCAACGGTGATTGTGTCGAAGAAGACATCCGGTTTGACTTCGAAACCGAGAGCTTCAAGGCCTTTTGCCAGGCGGGAGGTCTTGCGGTGAACGGACTGAGCGATCGCCTTGATGCCGTCCGGGCCATGATAAACCGCGTACATGGACGCGATGACTGCCAGAAGCGCCTGCGCTGTACAGACGTTGGAATTGGCTTTCTCTCGGCGGATATGTTGCTCGCGGGTCTGCAGGGAAAGGCGGTAGGCCTTCTTGCCGCGACTGTCGATAGAGACACCAATGATACGGCCTGGCATGCTGCGTTTGAACGCATCCTTGCAAGACATGTAAGCAGCGTGAGGACCACCAAAGCCCATTGGAACGCCAAAGCGCTGTGTGGACCCAACAGCGATGTCGGCACCCATTTCACCCGGTGATTTCAACAGCGCCAAAGCAAGCGGGTCGGCTGCGACAATGGCAAGTGCCTTGTTTTCGTGCAGTTGCGCGATGATCTCAGTGAAATCACGAACATGACCGTAAGTTCCAGGATACTGGAAGATGGCTCCGAAAACGGTTGCTGGATCTAGCTCATCGGGGTTGCCAACCTGGATTTCGATGCCTAAAGGCTCTGCGCGGGTTTTAATGACCGCAATGTTCTGCGGATGACAGTTTTCATCAATGAAAAACGTGTTGGACTTCGACTTTGCAGAGCGTTTGGCCATTGTCATGGCTTCCGCGGCCGCTGTTGATTCATCCAGCAGAGATGCGTTGGCAATGTCGAGACCGGTAAGGTCAGACACCATGGTCTGGAAGTTCAAAAGAGCTTCGAGGCGGCCTTGGGAGATTTCCGGCTGATAAGGCGTGTAGGCTGTGTACCACGCCGGATTTTCCAGAATGTTGCGCAAAATCGGGGCAGGTGTCGTTGTGCCGTAATAGCCTTGACCGATGAGTGACGTCAGCACCTTGTTCTTGCCAGCAACTTCTTTCATGTGGAAGAGGGCATCACGTTCCGAAAGGCCAGGTCCCCCCCAATCCAGCGGCTGTTTCTGGCGTATGGACGGTGGCACTGTCGCATCGATAAGATCGTCGAGAGAGGCAAAGCCGACAACCTTCAGCATTTCCTCCATTTCGGCGGGAGAAGGGCCGATGTGCCTGCGGTTGGCAAAGTCGTAAGCTTGATACGTGGTGAGTTCAAAAGGCATCCCTGCAATCCTTTAACCTATGAAGGCCTTGTAAGCGTCGAGATCCATAAGATCATTGAGTTGAGAGGTGTCCGACAGCTTTATCTTGTACAGCCAGCCGTCTCCTTCAGGACTTTCATTTAGTGTCGCCGGAGATTCTGCAAGAGCTTCGTTTGCCTCGACGATCTCTCCATCGACTGGTGCATAGATTTCAGAAGCCGCTTTGACGGATTCAACTACACCGATTTCATCGCTCTTGGCGAATGTGTCGCCAGCTTCTTTTTGTTCGACATAGACAATTTCGCCGAGCTGTTCGGCAGCATGGGCCGTGATGCCCAAGGTGGCGGTGTCGCCCTCAACGGTCATCCACTCGTGTTCTTCTGAGTAATAGGTGGTCACGCTGATTTCTCCCGATTTAACGTTTGTAGTTTTGCTGCACGAAGGGCAGCGAGACAATCTCGGCAGGTTGCGCTTTCCCGCGGATCATCAAATTGATCTCTGTTCCCGGTTCACTGCAAGCTGTTGCAACGTAACCCATGGCGACCGGACTGCCTGCAGTCGGTCCAAAGCCACCTGAAGTGATGACGCCGATATTGTTGCCATCCACGCTTTGAATTTCAACGCCATGCCGAGCGGGCGCACGGCCTTTGGGCTTGATGCCAACCAGTTTTCTAGAAGTGCCTTCGGCAATTTCTTTCTGAATGCGCTCAGCGCCCGGAAATCCGCCTTCTTCACGCCGGCGCTTCTGAATTGCCCAGACCAATGATGCTTCGATTGGTGATGTGTCATTGTCGATGTCGTTTCCGTAAAGACAAAGACCAGCCTCCAGCCGCAGGGAATCGCGAGCGCCCAATCCAGCAGGTTCACAGTTTTCATCGGCCAGGAAAGCGCGTGAAACCTCGACTGCCTTATCTTCGGGAATTGAGATTTCGTAACCGTC
Proteins encoded:
- a CDS encoding L-serine ammonia-lyase → MFLSVFDIFKIGIGPSSSHTMGPMTAAVDFLDKLKKGEGGRFDPRSVARIRASLHGSLAFTGKGHATDRAVMLGLLGFRPDAVNADLAEQQLGDLQNSEKLTLPECGDVAFSPEADLTFDYGPALPYHANGMRLTALDASGEVLLTETYYSIGGGFVMTEAELIASEKAPDADLHQEQEAVGYPYPFGSASEMLEMGEASNLSIAEMKRINEETALGPDTLTNRLDAIWTVMNACIDRGLEQEGTLPGGLSVKRRARAIHQRLLDQSGANSKQPHTINDWLSVYAMAVNEENAAGGQVVTSPTNGAAGVVPAVIRYYRDHCVDVTREGIDTFLLTAAAIGGLIKHNASISGAECGCQAEVGSASAMAAAGLCAALGGSNAQIENAAEIALEHHLGMTCDPVKGLVQVPCIERNGMGAIKAVSAASLALHGDGSHFMPLDNCIETMRQTGQDMREKYKETSLGGLAVNLPEC
- the gcvP gene encoding aminomethyl-transferring glycine dehydrogenase, translated to MPFELTTYQAYDFANRRHIGPSPAEMEEMLKVVGFASLDDLIDATVPPSIRQKQPLDWGGPGLSERDALFHMKEVAGKNKVLTSLIGQGYYGTTTPAPILRNILENPAWYTAYTPYQPEISQGRLEALLNFQTMVSDLTGLDIANASLLDESTAAAEAMTMAKRSAKSKSNTFFIDENCHPQNIAVIKTRAEPLGIEIQVGNPDELDPATVFGAIFQYPGTYGHVRDFTEIIAQLHENKALAIVAADPLALALLKSPGEMGADIAVGSTQRFGVPMGFGGPHAAYMSCKDAFKRSMPGRIIGVSIDSRGKKAYRLSLQTREQHIRREKANSNVCTAQALLAVIASMYAVYHGPDGIKAIAQSVHRKTSRLAKGLEALGFEVKPDVFFDTITVEVGALQGVILNAAVDNGINLRKVGDNKVGISLDEQTRPETIEAVWRAFGGTMQDDSEANREYRLPQHALRESEYLTHPIFHLNRAEAEITRYMRRLADRDLALDRAMIPLGSCTMKLNATIEMIPVTWPEFSDMHPFVPADQAAGYHEMIADLNEKLCDITGYDAISQQPNSGAQGEYAGLLTIRNYHDARGEAHRNICLIPTSAHGTNPASAQMVGYKVVPVKADEDGNIDLADFREKAEKHSADLAGCMITYPSTHGVFEETVQEVCQITHDHGGQVYIDGANMNAMVGLVKPGDIGGDVSHLNLHKTFCIPHGGGGPGMGPIGVKSHLEAYLPGHPEYGSSVGPVSAAPFGSPSILPVSWAYILLMGGEGLTQATKVAILNANYIAARLEQGYDILYKSETGRVAHECILDTRPLADSAGVTVEDIAKRLMDSGFHAPTMSWPVAGTLMVEPTESEPKAELDRFCEAMLSIRAEAQDIIDGKIDPENNPLKRAPHTVADLVGEWDRPYSRKQACYPAGSFDVDKYWSPVNRVDNAYGDRNLVCTCPPMSDYAEAAE
- the gcvH gene encoding glycine cleavage system protein GcvH, producing the protein MTTYYSEEHEWMTVEGDTATLGITAHAAEQLGEIVYVEQKEAGDTFAKSDEIGVVESVKAASEIYAPVDGEIVEANEALAESPATLNESPEGDGWLYKIKLSDTSQLNDLMDLDAYKAFIG